In Balaenoptera ricei isolate mBalRic1 chromosome 4, mBalRic1.hap2, whole genome shotgun sequence, the following are encoded in one genomic region:
- the CLDN14 gene encoding claudin-14, translating to MGSAAVQLLAFLLSFLGLVGTLITTILPHWRRTAHVGTNILTAVSYLKGLWMECVWHSTGIYQCQIYRSLLALPRDLQAARALMVISCLLSGVACACAVVGMKCTRCAKGTPAKPAFAVLGGVLFLLAGLLCMVAVSWTTHDVVQNFYNPLLPSGMKFEIGQALYLGFISSSLSLIGGTLLCLSCQDEAPSRPCQAQPRAGTATAPAYRPPDAYKDNRAPSATSASHSGYRLNDYV from the coding sequence ATGGGCAGCGCGGCCGTGCAGCTGCTGGCCTTCCTGCTCAGCTTCCTGGGCCTGGTCGGCACGCTCATCACCACCATCCTGCCGCACTGGCGCCGGACGGCGCACGTGGGCACCAACATCCTGACGGCCGTGTCCTACCTGAAGGGGCTGTGGATGGAGTGCGTGTGGCACAGCACGGGCATCTACCAGTGCCAGATCTACCGCTCGCTGCTGGCGCTGCCCCGCGACCTGCAGGCGGCCCGCGCGCTCATGGTCATCTCCTGCCTGCTGTCGGGCGTGGCCTGCGCCTGCGCCGTGGTCGGCATGAAGTGCACGCGCTGCGCCAAGGGCACGCCTGCCAAGCCCGCGTTCGCCGTGCTGGGCGGCGTGCTCTTCCTCCTGGCCGGCCTGCTCTGCATGGTGGCCGTGTCCTGGACCACCCACGACGTGGTGCAGAACTTCTACAACCCGCTGCTGCCCAGCGGCATGAAGTTCGAGATCGGGCAGGCCCTGTACCTCGGCTTCATCTCCTCGTCCCTGTCGCTCATCGGCGGCACGCTGCTCTGCCTGTCCTGCCAGGACGAGGCGCCCTCCAGGCCCTGCCAGGCTCAGCCCCGGGCCGGCACGGCCACCGCGCCCGCCTACCGGCCACCCGACGCCTACAAGGACAATCGGGCCCCCTCGGCCACCTCGGCCTCGCACAGCGGGTACAGGCTGAACGACTATGTGTGA